One genomic segment of Rubeoparvulum massiliense includes these proteins:
- a CDS encoding YqaA family protein, translating into MLTDMIDSITNWLVDVGSWGLFIIAFMESSFFPIPPDVFQIALSLLHMEKALWYGLVVTIGSVLGSILGFYIGKWAGRPLLHRFFKEATVNRVEELFQKYGAVAILIAAVTPIPYKVFTIAAGVFEIRLFSLLFWSAIGRGARFMFSGVMIYYFGQAGIDFIKANMDWVSILIALVLVVIYIVYIIVKRKRSVS; encoded by the coding sequence ATGCTAACCGATATGATTGATTCAATTACCAACTGGCTTGTTGATGTAGGCTCATGGGGATTATTTATCATCGCCTTCATGGAGTCTTCTTTCTTCCCCATTCCTCCCGATGTATTTCAGATCGCCCTCTCCTTACTTCATATGGAGAAGGCTCTCTGGTACGGTTTGGTGGTAACCATCGGTAGTGTGCTCGGCAGTATTTTGGGCTTCTATATTGGGAAATGGGCTGGCCGTCCCTTACTTCATCGCTTCTTTAAGGAAGCCACAGTCAACCGTGTTGAGGAATTGTTCCAGAAGTATGGTGCCGTAGCCATCCTGATTGCAGCGGTTACACCCATTCCCTATAAGGTCTTTACTATCGCTGCAGGAGTATTTGAGATCCGTCTTTTCTCCTTACTTTTCTGGTCCGCTATCGGGCGGGGTGCACGCTTCATGTTTAGTGGTGTCATGATCTATTACTTTGGACAAGCGGGAATCGACTTTATTAAAGCCAATATGGATTGGGTCTCCATCCTTATCGCTTTAGTGCTGGTCGTTATTTATATCGTCTACATCATTGTGAAACGGAAACGCAGTGTTTCATAA
- a CDS encoding DUF5367 family protein, which produces MKGYLFTAIWGVLVWFFATLFFRLFGEYVLFSPVTNEFVFSIFLLLVGTAVLLWGVTYMYLLFDKTNNAPLKFGVIGTIIGLALDTFSISNHHMVFPKLDESQVIAFTTWMSFAYALYLFIPLMFNRKQGQSN; this is translated from the coding sequence ATGAAAGGTTATTTATTCACGGCAATATGGGGTGTTTTAGTGTGGTTCTTTGCCACATTATTTTTTAGGCTTTTTGGGGAATACGTTCTCTTCAGTCCAGTTACAAATGAGTTTGTTTTCAGCATTTTCTTATTATTAGTTGGAACAGCAGTTTTACTGTGGGGTGTTACATATATGTATTTATTATTCGATAAAACAAACAATGCACCATTAAAGTTCGGGGTAATTGGTACTATTATTGGTTTAGCGTTGGACACATTTTCTATATCTAATCACCATATGGTTTTTCCAAAATTAGATGAATCACAGGTTATTGCTTTTACAACATGGATGTCTTTTGCATATGCGTTATATTTATTTATACCTTTAATGTTTAATCGAAAACAGGGTCAGAGTAATTAG
- a CDS encoding TetR/AcrR family transcriptional regulator, which produces MAKPNVISKGDLIKCAKKCLVDKGIEKFTLRAVAETAGVTQGTIYYHFRTKEQLLVDIVQDICESSWHEISQSNEAVIEQALASAKSRCSYDSYFHKLFFSLVASSFNNEKIKGKLSEIIMIENKALTGNLTKLWTESPIEGVSLETWGIFLNALVDGLALQALLQKDFPIEKTYKEFEQFVSALNNLKSKVSE; this is translated from the coding sequence ATGGCAAAACCAAATGTGATAAGTAAGGGCGATTTAATTAAATGTGCAAAAAAGTGTTTGGTTGATAAAGGTATTGAAAAATTCACATTAAGAGCAGTGGCTGAAACGGCAGGAGTTACACAAGGTACAATCTATTACCATTTTAGAACGAAGGAACAGTTGTTAGTCGATATTGTGCAAGATATTTGTGAATCAAGTTGGCACGAAATATCTCAAAGTAATGAAGCTGTGATTGAGCAAGCTCTTGCATCTGCTAAAAGTCGTTGTTCATATGATTCGTATTTTCATAAATTATTTTTCTCATTAGTTGCTTCAAGTTTTAATAATGAAAAAATCAAAGGTAAACTTAGCGAAATTATTATGATAGAAAACAAGGCTCTAACTGGTAATTTAACTAAATTGTGGACAGAATCACCGATAGAAGGAGTTTCACTTGAGACATGGGGAATTTTCTTAAATGCTCTTGTTGACGGATTGGCATTACAGGCATTATTACAAAAAGATTTTCCAATTGAAAAAACATACAAGGAATTTGAGCAATTCGTTAGCGCCCTTAATAATTTGAAAAGTAAGGTGAGCGAATAA
- a CDS encoding segregation and condensation protein A has protein sequence MAVVVKLSAFEGPLDLLLHLIEKAEVDIYDIPIAQITAQYLESLEQMRDLQLDVTSEFLVMAATLLAIKSKMLLPKPELSQAEELDETGDPRDELVQRLLEYKKFKEAARLLQEREGERSQIFTRPPMDLSQWVDGEQPNPVANVTVYHLLEAFRNVLMRVEAPEPVVEIQREEISVRERSEEILQMLRTEDHILFSQLFAEGCYRSHVVVTFISLLELMKLQQIQCKQSYLFSDIEIQLNPNWREGRA, from the coding sequence ATGGCTGTCGTTGTGAAGTTATCAGCATTTGAAGGTCCATTAGACTTACTCCTCCATCTCATTGAAAAAGCCGAAGTGGATATCTACGATATCCCCATTGCCCAAATCACGGCACAATATCTTGAGTCCTTAGAGCAGATGCGGGATCTACAATTGGATGTGACCAGTGAGTTTCTGGTCATGGCAGCTACATTACTTGCCATAAAGAGTAAGATGCTCCTTCCGAAGCCTGAGCTTTCCCAGGCTGAAGAGCTTGATGAGACTGGGGACCCTCGGGATGAGCTAGTTCAGCGCTTACTTGAGTATAAAAAATTTAAGGAAGCAGCGCGTCTCCTGCAAGAACGTGAAGGTGAGCGCAGTCAAATTTTCACACGTCCTCCCATGGATCTTTCTCAATGGGTAGATGGGGAGCAACCGAATCCAGTAGCCAATGTGACGGTTTATCACTTACTTGAGGCTTTTCGCAATGTCTTAATGCGGGTGGAAGCACCAGAGCCTGTTGTGGAGATTCAACGGGAAGAGATCTCGGTGCGGGAACGGAGCGAAGAAATATTACAGATGCTTCGCACAGAAGATCATATCCTCTTTTCCCAATTATTTGCCGAGGGTTGTTATCGCTCCCATGTGGTTGTTACCTTTATCTCGCTCTTAGAGCTCATGAAGCTGCAGCAGATTCAATGTAAGCAATCCTATTTATTTTCGGATATTGAAATTCAACTGAATCCCAATTGGAGAGAGGGGAGAGCGTAG
- a CDS encoding TrkH family potassium uptake protein, whose translation MRDIRGKIRFSSYQVIVISYFVATILGTLLLKLPFAIESGIHLSWLDALFTSMSAISVTGLTTVTIADTFTPFGVLIIMVLIQFGGIGLMTLGTFIWLLLGEKIGLRERKLMMIDHNRNDLAGLVRVMRFVLFFSLTIELVAGLIFGTYLWLKNPYEAWYGAYFHGIFHGISAFTNTGFDIFGNSSLINFRSDSFFTALTMLLIVMGGLGFPVLLELKAYLTSEHRHHFRFSLYTKVTTLVFTTIMIIGAISIFLLERTHIFADVSSWKALYDSLFYSVTARNAGFSISDVSQFSTSTLFFLSILMFIGASPSSVGGGIRTTTLFVILLTILQYARGEREINIFGRRIAHDDIIKSFVVFATAIILTGTMIILVDSIELHQHSLVEVIFEVTSAFGTTGLSMGITAELAPLSKILLIITMFIGRIGIVSFLLFFAHEKPRSYHYPEERLIIG comes from the coding sequence ATGCGTGACATCCGTGGTAAAATCCGATTTTCATCCTACCAAGTCATCGTAATAAGCTATTTTGTGGCAACAATCTTAGGTACCCTGCTCTTGAAACTTCCCTTCGCCATTGAATCAGGCATCCACCTCTCTTGGTTGGATGCATTATTTACTTCCATGAGTGCCATTAGTGTAACAGGACTCACCACCGTCACCATTGCTGATACCTTTACCCCATTTGGCGTGCTAATCATCATGGTTCTTATTCAATTCGGAGGGATCGGCTTGATGACGCTGGGCACCTTCATCTGGTTACTCCTCGGTGAGAAGATCGGGCTCAGAGAGCGCAAATTGATGATGATCGACCATAATCGGAATGATCTAGCTGGGTTAGTACGAGTAATGCGGTTTGTCCTTTTCTTCTCTCTGACCATTGAATTGGTGGCTGGACTCATCTTCGGCACATATCTCTGGTTGAAAAACCCCTATGAGGCATGGTATGGCGCCTACTTTCATGGGATTTTCCATGGAATCTCTGCCTTTACCAATACAGGCTTTGATATCTTTGGGAATAGCTCCTTAATTAATTTTCGAAGTGATTCCTTCTTTACAGCCCTGACCATGCTCTTAATTGTCATGGGTGGACTCGGCTTTCCAGTCTTATTAGAGCTGAAGGCGTATCTCACTTCAGAGCATCGTCATCATTTCCGTTTCTCATTATATACGAAGGTAACTACCCTCGTCTTTACTACCATTATGATTATCGGTGCAATAAGCATCTTTTTATTAGAACGAACTCACATCTTCGCAGACGTAAGCAGTTGGAAGGCACTCTATGATTCCTTATTCTATTCTGTCACAGCGCGTAACGCAGGGTTCTCTATCAGTGATGTCTCTCAGTTCTCCACGTCGACACTCTTTTTCCTATCCATCCTCATGTTTATTGGAGCTAGCCCTTCTAGTGTCGGCGGTGGGATTCGTACCACTACACTCTTTGTGATCCTCCTAACGATCTTACAATATGCTCGTGGTGAGCGGGAGATCAATATCTTTGGACGGCGCATCGCCCATGATGATATCATCAAGAGCTTTGTCGTCTTCGCTACTGCCATCATTCTTACTGGTACCATGATCATTCTGGTGGATAGCATCGAGCTTCATCAGCATTCCCTCGTAGAGGTGATCTTTGAAGTGACCTCCGCCTTTGGTACCACCGGCTTAAGCATGGGAATTACGGCTGAACTAGCCCCATTGAGCAAGATTCTGCTCATCATCACCATGTTCATCGGACGGATCGGTATCGTCTCCTTCCTCCTCTTCTTCGCCCACGAGAAGCCCCGTTCTTATCATTATCCAGAGGAGCGGTTGATTATAGGGTGA
- a CDS encoding site-2 protease family protein has product MSSFFHFDLESLLFRVVAFTLAFTIHEWAHAFVATRLGDRTALMAGRLTLNPIAHVDPLGLLMILFGPFGWAKPVPTNPSRFRGNIRRGILLVSLAGPISNLILAILFAIIFSQTSMSTWIITYGDHSIQALFTYIVWYSIMINTALFVFNMLPVAPLDGSKVLHSLLPLRYDWKLQHYQQYGPFILLLIVFIDPLREFLLGRPLLWVMDFVMKLGGM; this is encoded by the coding sequence ATGTCATCCTTCTTTCATTTTGATCTTGAATCCTTATTATTTCGTGTTGTAGCCTTTACGCTTGCCTTCACCATTCATGAATGGGCTCATGCGTTTGTAGCAACACGTCTTGGTGATCGCACTGCCTTGATGGCGGGTCGATTGACCTTGAACCCCATTGCCCATGTGGATCCCTTGGGGTTGTTGATGATCCTTTTTGGCCCTTTCGGTTGGGCGAAGCCTGTACCAACCAATCCCAGTCGATTTCGCGGTAATATCCGCCGAGGCATCCTCCTGGTTTCCCTTGCAGGTCCCATCTCCAATCTGATCCTGGCTATCCTCTTTGCCATTATTTTTTCGCAAACATCTATGAGCACGTGGATCATAACCTATGGCGATCATTCAATACAAGCTTTATTCACATACATTGTCTGGTATTCCATTATGATCAATACAGCACTCTTCGTATTTAATATGTTGCCTGTCGCTCCCCTTGATGGTTCAAAGGTGTTACATAGCTTATTACCACTACGTTATGATTGGAAATTACAGCACTATCAGCAATATGGACCATTCATCCTGTTACTCATCGTCTTCATCGATCCGCTACGGGAGTTTTTACTGGGGCGGCCACTACTGTGGGTGATGGATTTTGTGATGAAGTTAGGAGGCATGTAG